CATCAACCAGTACTAGTGGCGACTGTCCGCCAGAGAAAGAGGCAATACCACGAATCCAGAAATTAGAAGAATCGTAGCCAGGTTCACCGGAACGCTGGACGGCTATCACACCGGCAATTTGTCCCGCCAGATTGTTAGTAACGGAACGGGAAGAGCCCACTTGCAGTTTCTTAGGCTGTAATGTCTCAATAGAACCGATAACCGACATTTTTTTCTGGCTGCCGTAACCGGTGATTACTACTTCATCCAGCGCTTCAATATCCTCCTCAAGAATCACATCAAAGTTAATCTTACTTCCAACCTTTATTTGCTGGGTTTTGAAACCAATATACGAAATCTCTATGACGGAACTTTTTCCCGGCACATCCAGGTAGAAGTGACCGTCCATATCCGTTATAACTCCAGTACCTCCCTGTTCCATGACACGCACGTTCACACCGGGAAGAGGATTCTTCTCCTTATCGGTTATCGTACCACTGATACGAATACCTTTCGCCTGCTCCGACATATTCGCCTTACCGGACATCGAATGTTCAGGTAAAGCGGAGTTGGCACTTGTTCCATAGTACAATAATAAGCAAATAAACAATGCTTTCTTTAAATCCATAATATTAAATTTAAAAATCTCATAATAATAACTTTATCTCGATTCTGTGGGGCAAAAGTAGGCAACATAACAAATATTGGATAGAAGAAACATTCCAATAAATGAAAGAAATGTCCAAAAATTAAGGCTAAACTACTGTATAATCAGGTTATACCTTAGTTTAGCCTTAAAAGTTACCACTCAATTGCTTGATCTTGATCCGGTATCAATGTATTAATCTTACGTTCCATGACCAATGCTCCCCGAGCATTATAAGTAACAGGATTTGTAGGATCGGAAGTGAAATCTGTGTAGTTGTATTCCAATCGCATCGTCACATAGTAATGTTTCAAGTACGGCTTCGTTTCATCCATATTAGTGCGTATATCGTATTTGCATTCACCGACAGGTTGTAGCTCCATCTCATTCGCCGCATCACCCGGACGCAAACTCAACGTACCAGAAATGACACCCTTATCATCCGTCGTACCGGGATTAAAGGTAACAAGAACTTTATACTTATTACGGTTCACGTCCTCTTCCCACACCGTACCTGCATAAAAGAACACGCTGTTTTCATCTACCACTAATGCGGTGCGTGTAGAAACCGTAGCAGGGTCATTTGTTTCTCCATCCATATAGATATTCATGCTGGTGGCCGAATATACGCCGGAGTAATCGTTGAACAAGTTGATCTTTAGCAAAGCCTTGCGCCATCCCTTCCACATATTGGGAAGATAGTCACCACTCGGCTCAACGGTCAGCGGAAGCACCCATTTCTCTACCATGTCCAAACCGGTGAAGTTAAAATCAATCGTATAAGGCTGCACATTCGTCCCTGCCGGAATGTGACAGGTTTCGGAAGCAAACGAATAGAAATTCTCGGGTAGTTGTCTGTAATACAAATCAGTACGGTTGAGGTATTTTGCGATATTGAGCAAGTCGAGCGTATCATTATCCACGCCAATCTTCACATCAAGATCACGGATATTATCTGTCGTACCACTCACAATCACCGGAAGCTCGTAAGAGTTTAAACCCTCAGTATTATAGCGCAGGTAGATGTTAGATACCCCTGTTGCATCTACAGGAGCTTTGAAGGAAATCATCTGTTCGTACAATTCATCTTTCCATTCGTCGTTACAGGCAGTGAATACGGCACATGCCAACAACATAATTCCTATATATAGTTTTTTCATATCATTCAATTTATTATCGGATTAATCATAATCTTCCCATCCGGGAGCCTGTGTCATATTCTTATTGCGTTTCAACTCGTCATAAGTGATCGGCCAAAAATACTGTTTGCGAGAGAAAGCAGTCTGCAAATAAGGTACGCGGACCGGTGTATAGAATTGCAGTGCATGCGCCTCATTCATCAACGTATTGCAACCATAAATCTGTTCGGCCTCATCTACCGGAGCATCTTTCCAGCGACGCAAATCCCAGAAACGTTGGTTTTCAGCAAAGAATTCTATCTGACGCTCATGTTTCAGATGTTTGCGGAAGCTGACCGGATCATTGTAAACCTCTTCTTCATCATAATCGGGCACACCGGCACGCATACGCACAGGTTTCACGCCACGACGCATCTCCACCACATCACGGCGAATGGTATAAGTCGTACTTCCATCCCATGAAGCAATTTGATACGTACCAGTCAGTTCGTTCAACGCTTCGGCATACATCAGTAGAATATCAGCATAACGAATAGCGGTATCTATCTTGTCGATTACTTTCCCCTCATTGTTGTTGCAATCCTCTGGATGAATAAACTTCATTACACCTATACCGGTAGGAATCCAGCGTTCATTACCATTGACCCTTCCGTCATCATGCCCTCTATAATAAAATATCTGTTTATACTTATCCACATTCTCTCTGGCACTTAAGCAATACCAGACACTACCACTGAACGCTACCGAAGCATAAAAACGAGGTTCGCGATTGGCATATTCAAAAAATACACCGTTACGTAAGTGATCGTAAGGATGGTCATCTTTATTTGCATCTGAGGTAAATTCCTTACGACAAGTAGCCCGGTCAAACGGTTTTCCATCTGCCATAGCATACGCATCGCATTGTTTCATAGTTACACCGTGAACATTCCAACCACCGGCTGTATTGGGCAACTGGTGTTTCGCCAAATCAGTCACCCCCAAGTCTTTGACTTCGCTGTTACTACTCGCATTCTTTCCACGGGTAAAAATAAGCTCAGGATTCTCCGCTGCATACAATTCACCGTTGAACACCGAACGATAAGACTCAAACGGATCAATATCCTGCCATCCATTAGGAAAATTCTGGTGCGAGTAAACTGAATGTTCGGGTGGAGTAATGGTATTTGGATAAGCCTCGTCCGTTGTCTGGTCACGAAATGAAGCCGTGTAGAGACGATAAAGATTACGGCTCTCCGCCAATTCAATGACATCGCGGGCCGCAGCGGCAGCTTTCGCCCATTTGGTTTCATCATAAGTCTGAGAAATCAGGACGCGTCCTGTTTTATCCATAAAGTCTGCCATTTCCTTGTTTCCATTTGCCAGCGGACTAGCTGCAAAAAGATAAGCTTTGGCACGCACCGCCAGTGCAGCACCTTTTGTAGCACGGGCAATGTTAACGTTATCTCTTTTCTCCACCAGTTCATTAGCTGCCTGTAACATTTCTTTAGCAATATATTCAGCACACTCGTCATACGTGTTACGGGGAAAAGACAGATTGTCATATGATTCCGTATAATCCGCACCTTCCTCGGGCATGATAGGCACCGGGCCATATTTACGCATCAGCAACCAATAGAGATAAGCACGTACAAAACGAGCTTGCCCTTTCACGTCAGTAATCTCAGCAGGTGTGAGATCCAAATTTTTATCTACATTATTAATAAGGATGGATGACTGGCGAATACCTTCGTAAGACTTCGCCCAAGAGCTGATATAATGATCTGAGTATGCATATCCATAACCATATTCGCCCAGTTTGAACTTACGGTAACGTTCCCCGTTTCCTCCCTCATTGAACACCATGTCATCAGAAAAATTCGTGGGACACACCTCACTGTGTCCTATTTCCAGGTTATCTCCCTGTAAAGCGCTGTAACAATATGATAGCCATTGTAAGGTGTAATCTTTGTCCTCAAAGATATGGTCTTCGGTCTGTTGTTCCTTGAAGTAACGTTGCACGTCCAGATAATCCGTACAAGAAGTGACTCCCAGTCCGAGGGTCACGATCACTGCTCCCAATAAAATATATTTTCTTGTCTTCATACTATTTTTCTTGATTATAAATTAACAGTCAATCCTAATGTATACGCTCTCGATAACGGATATTCCTGTCCGTTAGAACTCCCCAATTCGGGATCCCATAGTTTGAAACCAGAGAAAGTCAAAAGGTTAGTACCCAAGAAATAGAGACGCACTTTACTCAAATGGAGTTTGTTAACAAACGCTTTCGGTAAGCTGTAGCCAATTTCTAGCGTTTTAAGACGCATATACGACCCGTCGCGTAACCAATAAGTAGAATTTCGGTAATTATTGCTATTTCCGCCATAACTCAGACGTGGGTACTCGGCATTCGGGTTTTCGTTGACACCTTGCGACCAATATTTTCCAACCACATCCGTCAATATGTTTCCCCATGCCCCCTTACTGAACGGATATACCGTATAGCCATCTATGAAAAATGAAGACTTTCCTGCTCCCTGAAAATGTACGTTAAAATCAATATCTTTCCAAAAGGTAGAAAGTCCGAATCCATAAATCAAGTTTGGGCGGGTGGTAGCCCCAATGGGTACCACATCGTTATCGTCAACTCGTCCATCACCATTCACATCTTTATATTTAATATCTCCGGGTGCCACCTCACCAAACATCTGTTGCGGGCTTCGGCGTATGTCATCATAATCCTTGAACAAACCTTCAGCTATCAGTCCACGTGCCTGATCGACGCGAAAACCTGCCTGTCTTGTATATCCATAGTGACTGTACTCCTCATCATATTCACGAATCTCATTCTTGCTGTACGTCATATTTCCACGCAAAGTCAAATCCACCTCGCCTATTTTATGTCTAAATGCGATATTTCCGTCAAATCCCTTAGAAAGTACAGAACCGATGTTTGCCGCAGGGGGAGTATTCAATGTATTCAGTCCAAGACTTGGCGCCAAATAGCTACGGGTCATATAGATACCATTGCGCTGCTCATGGAAGTAATCAATCGTACCGCTCACCTTATCGTCAAACAGCGAAAAGTCCAATCCCAAGTCGTGTTTTTCCGCCACCTCCCACGTTACGTTTTTGGAGGCTAGTGTGGCATAAGTCAATCCCGTATAGTAGTAAATGTTCGTCCCTATGTCACCATAGTGATATCCAAACAAGTCATCAGTCTTAAACGTCGGACGATAAGGAAAGCGGATTTTAGCACCTTTATCACCCGTATTGTCGTTGCCGACTTTACCATAAGAGTAACGTAGCTTAAACATTCCCATCCATGGAAAGACTTTCTTTACTACAGATTCTTCCGCAATGTTCCATGCCAATGAGAAAGCCGGGAAGAAACCGAACTGATGTCCGGGAGCAAAGTTTTCGGAACCATTGTATCCGAAGTTAAAATCAAAGAAATAACGATATTTCCATCCATAGGTAAACCGTCCGGCAAGCCCCTGATGACGACGGTCAATGGTTTGGATATAGTCATTAGATAAATTCTCCGATGTATCAATGTATTTGTCTTGCGTATACTTCAGCACCCCACCTATCTGATGGTCACCAAACGTACGATCATAGTGCAATTCCGCCTCCAGGTATTCTTTTCGTTCCCCGTTGGAACCACTTTTTGATATCATCATTTGCTCGGTTGTCACCCGTTTCAGTTGCAGATTTCCTTCCGAGTCACGTTGCCTTTCTGCTTTCCAACCTTCAGGCCATTTCATGCGGCGATTATAATTTTTGTTATTCGTATCATATCCATAGCGAGCTACAAACTTCAACCCTTTGGTGATGAATTTTAAATCTTGTTCCAAGCTCACAGTACTCTGTATCTTGTTGTTCCAAGTCTCGTTGAAGCCTTGTTGCGTAACCAACACCCACGGATTTTGCATCTCGGCATATCCTTGAGAAGCCACATATCCATTGGAATATTTCACAGGAACGGTAATCGGATTATATCCCAACAAAGCACCCCAAATCTCTTTATAATCACCGCCCGGCTGATTCTGTTTTCCCAAAGAACCGGATACACCGACCTTAATCAAAGTTGTCTTTGTCAAGTCAATATCCACATTCATACGATAGTTCCAACGGCGGTAATTGGCATTGGTATTAAAGTCCTTCATCGCCTTGTCTGTCTCGTACATACCACCTTCGTCTACATAACTGGCGGAAATAAAGTAACGCGCCAAGGTGCCGCCTCCATTTATATCTACAGTGGCCCGATAAGTGGGAGCACCTTTTTTCAATAACATCCCCATCCAGTCTACGTTCGGGAAGATATCCGGGTCAAGACCGGAGCTAATCAACCTAATGTCATCTTCCGAATAGGCTGCTTCCCGGTTACGGGTTGTAAAAGCTTCGTTCATCATGCGAGCATAAGTTACACCATCTACAAATTCAGGAGTTTGAGTACGTGTACTATAAGAAGTTTCTACCTTCGCATTGATATGAGCTTTTCCTTCCTTACCACGTTTGGTCGTAATAAGCACTACACCGTTCGCACCCCGCGAACCATAGATAGCAGTGGCAGAAGCATCTTTCAGCACTGTGAATGTAGCGATGTCTTCAACATTCAGTTCATTGATGTCACGTTCAAAGCCATCCACCAGTACCAAAGCACTGGAACCGGCCCCGAAAGTCGAAATACCACGAATCCAAAACTCGGAAACATTATCACCCGGCTGACCGGAAACCTGTCTTGCCAATATGCCCGGCACAACACCTGCCAATGCGTTGGTGACACTAGAAGTGGGAGTTCTCAAATCCTTCACGTCCACCGTAGTCACAGCTCCCGTAACGGTAATCTTTTTTTGAGCGCCAGTACCGGTAATGACCACTTGATCGAGCACATTGGCTTCGCTCTCTTTCAAAGCTACATTAATGATGTGCTTATCTTTGAATAACACCTCCTGCTTATCAAAACCAATATATGAAAATATGAGGTAAGAATAAGGTTCAACCTTTATCCGGTAATGACCGTTTATGTCAGTCATCGTCCCCAGTCCAGGAGAATTTTTTATGGTAATATTCACGCCAATCAATGGTTCATGGGTTTTCGAGTCCGTAACGATTCCCGTCACTTCCACTTGTGTTTTTTCCTGAGCATAGCCGGAGATGTTCCATCCTACCGACAACAGAAATAAAAATAGTATAAACTTATTCATATAAAGTGTTTTTAGTATTATTCAGTAGTAATGTAACGAACGCTGTGATTTTCCACCTCTCCGACATAGAAGGTTTCCGTATCTTCATCGTAGCCAATACCTGTCGATTGATTAAAGCGTGCTTCCTTACGCAAGTCTCCGTCTACATATCCATAGTGCTTGCCGTCAGCTGTTATGTTGCTTCTTCCCGCATAGGTAGTAACGACTCCTTCGGGTGTAACCTTGCGCACACAGCAATTCCATTTCTCGGTTGCGTAGAAATCGTAGACATCTTCCTTTCCAGCTTCTTCATATTCCCTGTTTTTCACAAACACACCCTGAAAAATCGCATCGAGACGTGCGGATTCCCCGACTCCGTCAGCGTAACCATTTTGAGATAAATGACCGGCTATTACTCTAGGGGTTGTAAACTCTTTCTTGTCAAAATCATAGTCCGAACGAAGAATAGCCGACACTTTTTCGCCCACAATATACATATACTTACCGCTGGGATGCATGACGAGATGCAAATTTGAACCGTCTACCTGAACCAGAGTGGACAACTTAAAGCAAAGCTTAGGTATCCATTTTCCATTTGTCGCATCGTACGTACCGTCTTTCTTCCAGACACCTCCCTCTTTCCAGCTGGTAAAGAACAGTGTATGGTCGTCGGGATGCGACACACAAGAATAGCTGCAAGGACCGTAACAATAAACACGATGTTTGCGAAAGCCTTCGGAACGCAATGCGTAATAGACTGTCGGACGCTCATTGCCCTCTCCCTTTCCGTTATCATCGGGTATAAGAAGTGTGTCTCCTTCAGAGGTAAAAGTGAATGACTCCATTTTACTGTGCATATTGCCGAATAGCTTGGAAAGCGTTTCGGTTTCCATATCGAGTACATACAACCCATCGTGCCAGGAACCCAAATACGCCTTTTTCCCATACTTCGGATGTCCCATTACCATCCAATCTCCAGAAGCAATAGCCGCTTTCTCAAAAGGTCCTTCTATCCAACTGGAGTTTCCATTCTCATCCACTTTTCTTATTAATGTTCCTACAGTTTGTTTC
The DNA window shown above is from Bacteroides faecium and carries:
- a CDS encoding DUF4973 domain-containing protein yields the protein MKKLYIGIMLLACAVFTACNDEWKDELYEQMISFKAPVDATGVSNIYLRYNTEGLNSYELPVIVSGTTDNIRDLDVKIGVDNDTLDLLNIAKYLNRTDLYYRQLPENFYSFASETCHIPAGTNVQPYTIDFNFTGLDMVEKWVLPLTVEPSGDYLPNMWKGWRKALLKINLFNDYSGVYSATSMNIYMDGETNDPATVSTRTALVVDENSVFFYAGTVWEEDVNRNKYKVLVTFNPGTTDDKGVISGTLSLRPGDAANEMELQPVGECKYDIRTNMDETKPYLKHYYVTMRLEYNYTDFTSDPTNPVTYNARGALVMERKINTLIPDQDQAIEW
- a CDS encoding RagB/SusD family nutrient uptake outer membrane protein codes for the protein MKTRKYILLGAVIVTLGLGVTSCTDYLDVQRYFKEQQTEDHIFEDKDYTLQWLSYCYSALQGDNLEIGHSEVCPTNFSDDMVFNEGGNGERYRKFKLGEYGYGYAYSDHYISSWAKSYEGIRQSSILINNVDKNLDLTPAEITDVKGQARFVRAYLYWLLMRKYGPVPIMPEEGADYTESYDNLSFPRNTYDECAEYIAKEMLQAANELVEKRDNVNIARATKGAALAVRAKAYLFAASPLANGNKEMADFMDKTGRVLISQTYDETKWAKAAAAARDVIELAESRNLYRLYTASFRDQTTDEAYPNTITPPEHSVYSHQNFPNGWQDIDPFESYRSVFNGELYAAENPELIFTRGKNASSNSEVKDLGVTDLAKHQLPNTAGGWNVHGVTMKQCDAYAMADGKPFDRATCRKEFTSDANKDDHPYDHLRNGVFFEYANREPRFYASVAFSGSVWYCLSARENVDKYKQIFYYRGHDDGRVNGNERWIPTGIGVMKFIHPEDCNNNEGKVIDKIDTAIRYADILLMYAEALNELTGTYQIASWDGSTTYTIRRDVVEMRRGVKPVRMRAGVPDYDEEEVYNDPVSFRKHLKHERQIEFFAENQRFWDLRRWKDAPVDEAEQIYGCNTLMNEAHALQFYTPVRVPYLQTAFSRKQYFWPITYDELKRNKNMTQAPGWEDYD
- a CDS encoding SusC/RagA family TonB-linked outer membrane protein, coding for MNKFILFLFLLSVGWNISGYAQEKTQVEVTGIVTDSKTHEPLIGVNITIKNSPGLGTMTDINGHYRIKVEPYSYLIFSYIGFDKQEVLFKDKHIINVALKESEANVLDQVVITGTGAQKKITVTGAVTTVDVKDLRTPTSSVTNALAGVVPGILARQVSGQPGDNVSEFWIRGISTFGAGSSALVLVDGFERDINELNVEDIATFTVLKDASATAIYGSRGANGVVLITTKRGKEGKAHINAKVETSYSTRTQTPEFVDGVTYARMMNEAFTTRNREAAYSEDDIRLISSGLDPDIFPNVDWMGMLLKKGAPTYRATVDINGGGTLARYFISASYVDEGGMYETDKAMKDFNTNANYRRWNYRMNVDIDLTKTTLIKVGVSGSLGKQNQPGGDYKEIWGALLGYNPITVPVKYSNGYVASQGYAEMQNPWVLVTQQGFNETWNNKIQSTVSLEQDLKFITKGLKFVARYGYDTNNKNYNRRMKWPEGWKAERQRDSEGNLQLKRVTTEQMMISKSGSNGERKEYLEAELHYDRTFGDHQIGGVLKYTQDKYIDTSENLSNDYIQTIDRRHQGLAGRFTYGWKYRYFFDFNFGYNGSENFAPGHQFGFFPAFSLAWNIAEESVVKKVFPWMGMFKLRYSYGKVGNDNTGDKGAKIRFPYRPTFKTDDLFGYHYGDIGTNIYYYTGLTYATLASKNVTWEVAEKHDLGLDFSLFDDKVSGTIDYFHEQRNGIYMTRSYLAPSLGLNTLNTPPAANIGSVLSKGFDGNIAFRHKIGEVDLTLRGNMTYSKNEIREYDEEYSHYGYTRQAGFRVDQARGLIAEGLFKDYDDIRRSPQQMFGEVAPGDIKYKDVNGDGRVDDNDVVPIGATTRPNLIYGFGLSTFWKDIDFNVHFQGAGKSSFFIDGYTVYPFSKGAWGNILTDVVGKYWSQGVNENPNAEYPRLSYGGNSNNYRNSTYWLRDGSYMRLKTLEIGYSLPKAFVNKLHLSKVRLYFLGTNLLTFSGFKLWDPELGSSNGQEYPLSRAYTLGLTVNL
- a CDS encoding IPT/TIG domain-containing protein; the encoded protein is MKHFFSALACCCCLCLLSCSENEKNTAKCDPSRPVVFTDFSPKEGSVRTRLYITGDNFGNDASRIHVNVGGKEAKVIGANGKEIYCMVPKRSYDGNITVKIDGDNGETITDFTFEDEFTYHAKQTVGTLIRKVDENGNSSWIEGPFEKAAIASGDWMVMGHPKYGKKAYLGSWHDGLYVLDMETETLSKLFGNMHSKMESFTFTSEGDTLLIPDDNGKGEGNERPTVYYALRSEGFRKHRVYCYGPCSYSCVSHPDDHTLFFTSWKEGGVWKKDGTYDATNGKWIPKLCFKLSTLVQVDGSNLHLVMHPSGKYMYIVGEKVSAILRSDYDFDKKEFTTPRVIAGHLSQNGYADGVGESARLDAIFQGVFVKNREYEEAGKEDVYDFYATEKWNCCVRKVTPEGVVTTYAGRSNITADGKHYGYVDGDLRKEARFNQSTGIGYDEDTETFYVGEVENHSVRYITTE